GTTGCCGAGTCGTGGCAGGCGGGCAAGGTTGAGCCGCTCGAGCCCGATGCGTCGCACATGTGGGAGCTGATTCTCAACGATCAGCCGATCGCGGTCGAGACACCCAACGAGGTCGGGCCGGACGAGACCGGCGGAGCAGACGGGGCAGACGGTGTCGATGGCGCCGATGGCACTGACGGCGTCGAAGACCCTGGGGTTGCCGACGACTCGGCGGTCGACGGAAACGACGACTCGGCCGCGACGGGCGGCTCGACGCCCATCCCAACACCCGTTCCGACCCTGCAGGGACAGACGGCCGCGCAAGAGACCTGCTCGAACGTCAACTAGCGCCGTTTTGCGTGGCGTTCGCCGTGCGCGTGCACCGATTCGAGGGCGACGGGTTTTGTGGTTAGGATGGGTCGCGCTTGGAGACGTCGCATAGTCCGGCCGAGTGCACCACCCTGCTAAGGTGGAGTCCCCTTTGTGGGGACCGAGGGTTCAAATCCCTCCGTCTCCGCCCAGTGAGTCAAGATAGAACTCCCGGCAAGCGAAAGCTTGTCGGGAGTTTTTTCGTGTTTCCCGCCTTCTCGCGGCGTGTGGCGTCCATGACTGCCGCGACCGGCCCCGTGAAGGCCGTGTCTGTGCGACAGGGTCGAAGTGGGCGCGGGATGCGTGATCCACAGCGATAGGGGCAGTCGATTTCGTAGCAGGAAGTTCCTGCGCACTCTGACCCGTCACCGAATGGTCGTATCGATGGGCTCTATTCCGACTTCCCTTGGGCGGCCTCGATGATCTCGGCAGCTTGCACCTGTTCCAGCGTGAGCGCCGCCAGGAAGTTGCTCACGATGAGAGCTGCCCAGGCCGCGTTCCTCTTCGTGTATTGGCTCGCGCGCACCGCGTGAGCTGACGCATGGCGCAGGAAGACTCTCGGAGCAGCAGGCTTTTCGGCGGTGTAGTCGAAGTAGTCGTAGGCATGCCACACCGGTAACCAGATGTAGACGGTCTGCACGCCTAGGTCGTCGAAGTAGCGATGGCGCTGCGCCGCGTAGCGCGCCTTGTTGACTGTCTTCCCCCGATTGTTGCCAATGACCTTCACCATGACGCTCTCCAGCACAGAAGCGAGAAGCGCCTGGCCCGACTCGTAATGCCCATGCTGCGCTGCTTCGATGGCTCGGACAGCGAATCCTGCGAGAGGTGTCCACTTCGACTTCGGGAGACCCGCAAGTAGATCGTGACAATCAGAAAGAATGTCTGGAGCGCGACGGCCGATCACCTCACGACGGGCCTTGCTGTCTCGTGCCTGCACGAGTGCGAGCACGATTGGCGCGCGCGGTGCGCTCCAGATCGGCAGACCTTCCTCGACGACGAGGGACATGACTTCGCTCGGGTTGAGCTCTGCTCGCTCTGCCGAGAGCGTCGGTGGAAGCAAGCCTCGGTGGAAGCTCAGAGGAGGTGGCGTTACCTGCCACAAGCTGCTCAGCGTGCCGGCAATGGCTCGCGCGGTTTCTGTCAGTGCGCTCGTTGAGGTACCAAATGCCGCTGCAGTATCAAAGTTCCACAGCACGTTCTCAGCCTGAGACTGGAAGAGACCCACCTGGGCGGCCATCGCCTCTTGAGCAACTCCAGGGAACGCAACAGAGGGAATCGCGTCCGCAAGCCAAGTCGGAGTCGTCTTGAATGCGGGAAGGGTCGACCAGACTTGCTTCATGAAGTCGCCCATGAACGACGGTGCGATGTTTTGCCAGTAGTCGGTGAAGAGGCTCTCGTCTAACGGTGCCATGGAGTCCTTGTAGAACGCGCTGATCGCGTCCAAGGTGGGCTGGTTCAGTGACGCCCAGAGGTTCGCAGTCAGGCCTTGGGCGGCGTACCAGTCGTCAGAACTCGGTTGCTCTGGCTCGCCACTGTCGTCCGCACCATCGGGGTCGTCTGCGCGTTCGCCGTCCTCTTCGTGCGCCATGCTTATGACGCTACCGGTAGCTCCGCGCATCGTCGGTGCCGATCACCACGCCAGCTCGAGGCTCCATCGCGCGCCGTCGAACTTCAGATCCAACGACTCCTGCTCCTCGTTCATTCCGCCGCGCGCGGCTCTGACGCGCCAGAACTAGTCGTCGAGCCGAGCGGCGTGGCTTCGCCCGTCCATCAACGGTCAAGCTTTCGGCGGTGCAATGAGGATTGTCTGCCTTCAATGGCACAGGGGAAGCGTTTGCACCAGAATGACGACTGGTTGTCCATCGACCGGCTCGACGGCGCTCTCATCGTCGAGGGTGCGGGTGAGCGTGGCAGTGGCGGCATACGCGGATGCTCGCACCGGCTACCGACAGTGCGGTCAAAACCCGACTCCGCGTCAGGTCCGCCAAGCCATCGAGTCGGTCGCCTCACCGATTGCTAGTCTTCGAACCTCGATGTGGAGGCGCGGTCCGGTCGATCCGCCGGTGTTTCCGACAGGGTTGAGCTAAGTGTCCGCCTGTACGGCCTGTGATCGCCGTGGGCGCCCACATCGCCGATCTCCTCGACAGCGACTCCGAGCGTCTCGTCTGGACCACCGTTGCGACCTACCGGCGGCATGCGGACGCGGCGCGCTCGGGTGAGGGACGGGCCGGGTGACGCACCGAGTGCCGCGCGCATCACTCGCCGTCGCCACTCCAGAGCTCAGATCCTCGCAGCGCGCGTGACCGCAGCTCGTCGCGGCTACTCACTCCCAGCTTGCGGTACAGGTGGCGCCGATGCGTTTTCAGCGTGTTTTCGGTGCGCCCCAGCTCGGCGGCGATCTGGCGCAGGTTCTTGTCGCCGAGCAGCAGGCGGAACAGCTCGCGCTCGCGCGCGGTGAGATCGACGACCGGTTCCCGCGCGCCGATGGCGATCACGCGGTCGGCGTGGTGAGCGAGCCGCGGTTCGGCGGCGATGGTCTCGGCGACGTTGCGGGGCACGAAGAGGGGAGCAAGCGCACGCGCTGCCTCTCGGCGCGCGAGCGTTTCGTCCAACAGGTCGATCGCCTCACCCATGCGCTTGGCCTCGACAAGCGCTGATGCCTGGATGCTCTCTTTGACGCCGAGCGTCAACGTGTCATCGATCGCTCGCTCGGAGGGACTCGCCAGCGCGAGCGCTTCGTCACGCCGGTTCCTGACGACCGCGTCGGCCGATTGGGCGAGCCTGGCGAGCGGATCATCGTGCGATGCGAGCCGATCACGGATCTCGGGCGACGCAGTACGACCCTCGGCGGCGGACAGAAGTGTCCGGACGGTGGGGAAGATGCTGTCGAAGAGGCCGGACTGCTCCGGGGATTCGAGGCCCGACAGCTCGAGCTGCGACAGCAGCCGATCGAGGCGCTCGTTCTCTCCGCGAGCGAGCAGGCCCACCGACACCACCCACACGGCTGCGGGCCAGTGCGGCTGGAGGTTCCACCACGGCAGCGCGAGCAGATCCTCCGGCGGTGTCCAATCATGGCGTTGCATTTGGAGCGCGACGGAGGTGACTTCGATGACAGCGTCGACGCCCTGCTCGACCCAGCTATCGGTCCGTGGCTCCTGGCGCGCGAGACCAAGCTGCGCTTCGGCGACGGCGGGTCTGCCGAAGGCGGCATTCAGCAGTGCTCGGGTCGCGGCCACGTCTCGGCGGTGGAACGGCGCCTGATCGGGCGACGCGAACTGTCCCGCCTGCGCGAGCCAGAGATCCGCCGTGCGGAACTCGCCGGCGTAGACCGCCGACAGTCCCGCCTGGAGGAGCAGTATGGGGTAGTTCGAGGCCTGAACGCGCGAGTTCTCGCGCTGCAGCTTCCCCAACACCGCGAGGAGCGGGCGAAATCGCCGGAACGACGTTCTGACGCTGCCCACGGACCGGTTTCCGACGGCGTTGGCAGCCGCTCGGACCAGAGGAGGGAGCTTGCGCATTGCGGTCATGCCGGCTGCTTCTCGCTGAAGCGCGAGCACGAGCAGCGCCGCACCACCCGTCGAATCCAGCAGCGCCCGGTGGGGCACGTCCTCCAAGACGTGGGGGAGTTCACCGAGCGGATACGAGAACCAGATCGCGATCCAGTTCTCCGCGACATACGAGCGCAGTCCCCTCCAATCTCGGCGTCGAACGAGATCGTCGACG
This sequence is a window from Pseudoclavibacter endophyticus. Protein-coding genes within it:
- a CDS encoding helix-turn-helix transcriptional regulator, yielding MSSTDAQNADDPEARTVIDSPSARHVSGIGSGRAVAQGDRATWARGHRACVDDLVRRRDWRGLRSYVAENWIAIWFSYPLGELPHVLEDVPHRALLDSTGGAALLVLALQREAAGMTAMRKLPPLVRAAANAVGNRSVGSVRTSFRRFRPLLAVLGKLQRENSRVQASNYPILLLQAGLSAVYAGEFRTADLWLAQAGQFASPDQAPFHRRDVAATRALLNAAFGRPAVAEAQLGLARQEPRTDSWVEQGVDAVIEVTSVALQMQRHDWTPPEDLLALPWWNLQPHWPAAVWVVSVGLLARGENERLDRLLSQLELSGLESPEQSGLFDSIFPTVRTLLSAAEGRTASPEIRDRLASHDDPLARLAQSADAVVRNRRDEALALASPSERAIDDTLTLGVKESIQASALVEAKRMGEAIDLLDETLARREAARALAPLFVPRNVAETIAAEPRLAHHADRVIAIGAREPVVDLTARERELFRLLLGDKNLRQIAAELGRTENTLKTHRRHLYRKLGVSSRDELRSRALRGSELWSGDGE